A single window of Halobacillus naozhouensis DNA harbors:
- a CDS encoding SA1362 family protein encodes MLRNWGALVMYTMISLAIFYVGFQLVNNPSSFLSSIIMTIGIAVLVFGAIYFLFLRNRVGSGSGRNSNEMKKYKQAVKQSKQKYKSSQPIKSNKSKLDTKLSVNSKKKKPKRKNTPNLRVIEGSKSKGKNRATF; translated from the coding sequence ATGTTGAGAAACTGGGGTGCTCTGGTTATGTACACGATGATTTCACTCGCCATTTTCTATGTTGGATTTCAATTGGTGAATAACCCATCGTCCTTTCTATCATCAATTATTATGACGATTGGAATAGCCGTACTAGTTTTCGGTGCTATTTACTTCTTGTTTCTTCGTAATCGAGTCGGATCAGGCAGCGGCAGAAATAGTAATGAAATGAAGAAATATAAACAGGCTGTTAAACAATCAAAACAAAAATATAAATCGTCCCAGCCCATTAAAAGCAATAAATCAAAGCTAGACACAAAACTCTCAGTAAATTCGAAGAAAAAGAAGCCAAAACGAAAAAACACGCCAAATTTGCGTGTCATTGAGGGCAGTAAAAGCAAAGGAAAAAATCGAGCCACCTTCTAG
- the spoIIIAA gene encoding stage III sporulation protein AA — protein MKEVMRLFPEHYHPLLLKNIEWKSVQEIRLRVHQRLEVLDSRGVRTLTDIRLTPEDLSFVLNQISQFSLYRLQDEIKEGFITIEGGHRVGLAGKANTKNRDIETLKFISFMNIRIARSTVSLAEKILPHLLDRGRWQNTLIIGPPHSGKTTLLRELSKCIGTDSSLKKASKVGLVDERSELAACHQGIPQLDVGVRTDVMDACPKAEGMMMMIRSMSPEVILVDELGGERDAEAVREAVYTGVQVICSIHGSNLASVQKRNAASSLISEQAFDRYIVLERLSSHQSGSFRILNAQGAEITSYGGRDKHGVDRRLNRINR, from the coding sequence ATGAAAGAGGTCATGAGATTATTTCCAGAACACTATCACCCTCTCCTATTAAAAAACATCGAATGGAAAAGTGTTCAAGAAATTCGTTTGCGGGTTCATCAACGATTGGAGGTGCTAGATTCAAGAGGTGTTCGAACACTGACTGACATTCGTTTAACACCAGAAGATTTATCCTTTGTATTAAACCAAATCAGTCAATTTTCCCTTTATCGATTGCAAGACGAAATAAAAGAAGGGTTTATCACCATAGAAGGCGGGCATAGAGTTGGGTTGGCAGGAAAAGCCAATACGAAAAATCGGGATATCGAAACACTTAAATTTATTTCTTTTATGAATATACGCATTGCCCGCTCCACCGTTAGCTTGGCAGAAAAGATTCTTCCTCATCTGCTTGATCGAGGTAGATGGCAAAATACTTTAATTATTGGACCGCCGCATTCAGGGAAAACCACGTTGCTGCGAGAGCTTTCTAAATGTATTGGTACAGATTCAAGTTTGAAAAAGGCTTCAAAGGTTGGGTTAGTAGATGAACGATCAGAGCTGGCTGCTTGTCATCAAGGCATTCCTCAACTGGATGTCGGAGTCAGAACTGATGTGATGGATGCGTGCCCTAAGGCGGAAGGCATGATGATGATGATACGTTCTATGTCCCCTGAAGTTATATTGGTAGATGAATTGGGCGGTGAGAGAGATGCTGAAGCAGTTCGCGAAGCTGTTTATACAGGCGTTCAAGTGATCTGCAGTATTCACGGCAGCAATCTTGCGTCTGTACAGAAGAGGAATGCTGCCAGCAGTTTAATAAGTGAACAAGCCTTTGACAGGTACATCGTACTCGAAAGGCTTTCATCTCATCAAAGTGGTTCTTTTCGAATTCTAAATGCACAAGGAGCAGAAATCACTTCCTATGGAGGGAGAGATAAGCATGGCGTGGATCGGCGCCTTAATCGTATTAACCGTTAG
- the mntR gene encoding transcriptional regulator MntR yields MPTPSMEDYIEQIYILIEDKGYARVSDIAENLQVHPSSVTKMVQKLDRDQYLNYEKYRGLILTPKGKKIGKRLVYRHELLEQFLEIIGVNQDKIYNDVEGIEHHLSWDSIDRIGDLVQYFEENSSRVEELRGVQQKNEDQNNEAKPDA; encoded by the coding sequence ATGCCAACACCAAGCATGGAGGATTATATCGAACAAATTTATATCTTGATTGAAGATAAAGGGTATGCACGTGTATCTGACATTGCTGAAAACCTTCAAGTGCATCCATCATCCGTTACGAAAATGGTTCAGAAATTAGATCGTGACCAATACTTAAACTACGAAAAATACCGCGGGCTTATTTTAACCCCAAAAGGAAAGAAAATAGGCAAAAGGCTAGTCTATCGTCATGAACTGCTAGAACAATTTCTAGAGATTATCGGTGTGAATCAGGATAAAATTTATAATGATGTTGAAGGGATCGAACATCATTTAAGCTGGGATTCCATCGATCGTATAGGAGATTTGGTCCAGTATTTTGAGGAAAACAGCTCACGGGTAGAAGAGCTCCGGGGAGTTCAGCAGAAAAATGAAGACCAAAATAATGAAGCAAAACCAGACGCATAA
- the efp gene encoding elongation factor P: MISVNDFRTGLTIEVDGNIWQVMDFQHVKPGKGAAFVRSKLRNLRNGNIQEKTFRGGEKVERAHIENRKMQYLYESGDMHAFMDTETFEQVELPTAQISHQLNYLKANMEAQIQSYQGETIGVELPKNVELEVTETEPGIKGDTASGGTKPATLETGLIVQVPFFINEGETLVISTTDGKYVSRA; encoded by the coding sequence ATGATTTCTGTAAATGATTTTCGTACGGGATTAACAATTGAAGTGGATGGTAATATTTGGCAGGTGATGGATTTTCAACATGTAAAACCTGGTAAAGGAGCGGCTTTCGTGCGCTCGAAGCTTCGTAATCTAAGGAATGGTAATATACAAGAAAAAACATTTCGCGGCGGTGAGAAAGTAGAGCGAGCTCATATTGAAAACCGTAAAATGCAATACTTGTATGAGTCAGGAGATATGCATGCCTTTATGGATACCGAAACATTCGAACAAGTTGAATTACCAACTGCTCAAATTTCCCATCAGCTTAATTATTTAAAAGCAAACATGGAAGCTCAGATTCAGTCTTACCAGGGAGAAACAATCGGAGTTGAACTTCCTAAGAACGTAGAACTAGAAGTAACCGAAACTGAACCTGGAATTAAAGGTGACACAGCAAGCGGTGGAACAAAACCTGCTACACTTGAAACAGGTCTTATTGTACAAGTTCCATTTTTCATAAATGAAGGGGAAACGTTGGTTATTAGTACCACAGATGGGAAATATGTATCTCGAGCTTAA
- the spoIIIAC gene encoding stage III sporulation protein AC, producing the protein MLQDASILFQIAGVGIIVAMIHSILKQMGKEEIAQVVTLTGFIIVLFIVLHRLAELFQQIKSVFLYQG; encoded by the coding sequence GTGCTTCAAGATGCATCCATCCTGTTTCAAATCGCCGGAGTCGGTATTATCGTAGCAATGATTCATAGTATTTTAAAGCAAATGGGCAAAGAAGAAATTGCTCAAGTAGTCACGTTAACAGGTTTTATCATCGTTCTTTTCATAGTTCTCCATCGCCTTGCTGAATTGTTTCAACAAATAAAATCTGTCTTTTTATATCAGGGGTAG
- the spoIIIAF gene encoding stage III sporulation protein AF yields MAAFTQWITQIVLFLLLAMVADALLPSGSMKKYARLVMSILLVLILLSPLLKVLQIDPQTLVESAEYQLESRSTTEQLAEEIESKKNEIIQGQDAYTLQQVTETISNKMEEPLQVQFDLSLEKVDMTFSEEPHSLESLDKLILYVASTPGQGAVEEVAISITEDEQTLERNQEQEILDMAAGLLGLQNDKIEIRWEENNE; encoded by the coding sequence ATGGCAGCCTTTACTCAATGGATCACACAAATTGTATTATTTTTACTATTAGCAATGGTTGCGGATGCTCTTCTTCCGTCAGGTTCAATGAAGAAATATGCACGGCTAGTGATGTCCATCCTGTTAGTGCTCATATTGTTGAGCCCTTTGCTAAAAGTACTTCAGATCGACCCACAAACATTAGTCGAGTCGGCGGAATATCAATTGGAGAGCCGTTCAACTACTGAGCAATTAGCAGAGGAAATAGAGTCAAAGAAAAATGAAATAATACAGGGACAAGATGCATATACATTACAACAAGTCACAGAAACCATCTCGAATAAAATGGAGGAGCCACTTCAAGTGCAATTCGATCTTTCACTTGAAAAAGTGGACATGACCTTTTCAGAAGAACCCCATAGTCTGGAATCGTTGGACAAGCTGATCTTATACGTGGCCTCCACACCAGGTCAAGGAGCTGTAGAAGAAGTAGCGATCTCCATAACCGAGGACGAACAGACGTTGGAACGAAACCAGGAGCAGGAAATTCTTGACATGGCAGCTGGTTTATTGGGATTGCAAAACGATAAAATTGAAATCCGCTGGGAGGAAAACAATGAGTAA
- a CDS encoding SpoIIIAH-like family protein, with protein sequence MVKKQTVWLLTMLSLLIVLSVYYMTSPDSGEMAFIQDAELEQTTGNMNGDGTTDDTVVSQMSSDELFASIRLEMQNKRDKLEEQWSAVMASSTATIEEKAKATENLDNLQDRRTKENILEKTISASVPYEDVLVRAEDNGVHVTVRANELSKSQTREIMQMVYDEFGEVPVDVKFQPSK encoded by the coding sequence TTGGTAAAAAAACAGACGGTTTGGTTGTTGACGATGTTAAGTCTGCTAATTGTTTTGAGTGTGTACTACATGACATCACCGGATAGTGGGGAAATGGCCTTCATCCAGGATGCAGAACTAGAGCAAACTACGGGTAACATGAACGGAGATGGAACTACAGATGACACAGTCGTTTCGCAAATGTCTTCAGATGAACTGTTTGCATCAATCCGTTTAGAAATGCAAAATAAACGCGATAAGTTGGAAGAACAGTGGTCGGCAGTTATGGCATCATCTACCGCTACCATCGAAGAAAAGGCTAAAGCTACTGAAAACTTAGACAACCTGCAGGATAGGAGAACGAAAGAAAACATTCTTGAGAAAACGATAAGTGCCAGTGTACCTTATGAAGATGTACTCGTTAGGGCGGAAGACAATGGCGTACATGTGACAGTGAGAGCGAACGAATTATCTAAATCTCAAACGAGGGAAATTATGCAAATGGTCTACGATGAGTTCGGAGAAGTTCCTGTTGATGTGAAATTCCAACCATCCAAATAG
- the spoIIIAD gene encoding stage III sporulation protein AD produces MGILQIVSLGLVATLLIVLLKEQKTSIAFLLLLITVIIIFTTVLDQIKYIFSLLQYMADQAKVESVYFKTILKIIGIAYITEFGAQLIRDAGLNALASKVELVGKLFILMLAIPIITAVIETILDFIPGAAG; encoded by the coding sequence ATGGGGATTTTACAAATCGTTTCACTTGGATTAGTCGCGACATTATTGATCGTGTTATTAAAAGAGCAGAAGACTTCGATTGCATTTTTGCTTCTTTTAATAACGGTGATCATTATCTTTACGACTGTTCTAGATCAGATCAAATACATTTTTTCCTTACTCCAGTACATGGCAGACCAAGCAAAAGTAGAGTCCGTTTATTTTAAGACGATCCTCAAGATTATTGGAATTGCCTATATCACAGAATTCGGCGCACAGTTGATCAGAGATGCCGGATTGAATGCCCTCGCTTCTAAAGTCGAACTGGTAGGGAAGTTATTTATTCTAATGCTTGCTATCCCCATTATTACAGCTGTTATTGAAACGATTTTGGACTTTATTCCTGGAGCGGCAGGATGA
- the spoIIIAG gene encoding stage III sporulation protein AG: MSKWWNKLFKPLSSGDGPKINKPKYFIIVGLIGVFFIIISNWFQTPTNEAPPQPKTVQESPSSKEAPSAVSISQLEVEYEKQLTPLLENIKGVSEVELMINLAATKEKVFDKNLIISKQTTKETDTNGGEREIEDYSKEQQLVLVRQGDREVPLLVKTKKPEVRGVFVTAKGVDQMKVKGWVVEAVSRVLDVPSHRVSVLPKS, from the coding sequence ATGAGTAAATGGTGGAATAAGCTGTTTAAACCTCTGTCTTCAGGGGATGGCCCAAAAATAAATAAGCCTAAATACTTTATTATCGTTGGCTTAATTGGAGTTTTTTTCATTATCATAAGCAACTGGTTTCAAACACCAACTAATGAGGCACCTCCTCAGCCGAAGACTGTCCAGGAGTCACCCAGCAGTAAAGAGGCGCCTTCAGCTGTTTCAATTAGTCAGCTGGAAGTGGAGTATGAGAAACAACTCACTCCTCTTCTTGAAAATATAAAAGGGGTTAGTGAAGTAGAGCTCATGATCAATTTGGCTGCTACTAAAGAAAAGGTATTCGATAAAAATTTAATTATCTCAAAACAAACTACAAAGGAAACTGATACGAATGGGGGAGAAAGAGAAATTGAAGATTATTCAAAGGAACAGCAGTTAGTCCTGGTGAGGCAAGGCGACCGGGAAGTACCACTGCTAGTTAAAACAAAGAAACCTGAAGTAAGAGGTGTTTTTGTAACTGCCAAAGGTGTGGATCAAATGAAAGTTAAAGGCTGGGTGGTAGAAGCAGTGTCAAGAGTGCTAGATGTGCCAAGTCATAGAGTTTCCGTTTTGCCTAAATCATAG
- a CDS encoding M24 family metallopeptidase yields MNKLGKLRQAMKDQQLHGLLITSSQNRRYLTNFTGSSGAVLITEQAAVFITDFRYTEQAAEQADGFKIIEHKGPMAEEISTQVEKLQIKKLGFEQDHVTYKQYDVYRNHLKTELIPTSGLIEKLRLIKTEDELNIIKDAVKIADDAFEHILSYIKPGLKEIDVSNELEFFMRKQGATSSSFDIIVASGNRSALPHGVASQKEIQSGELVTLDFGALYKGYCSDITRTVAVGEISDELKEIYDTVLQAQLKGMEGIKAGITGKEADALTRDYIADKGYGEYFGHSTGHGIGLDVHEGPGLSFRTEQVLEAGMVVTVEPGIYVPTVGGCRIEDDTIVTESGNERLSRSPKELIIL; encoded by the coding sequence ATGAATAAACTGGGGAAATTGCGTCAGGCAATGAAAGATCAGCAGTTACATGGATTGTTAATCACAAGCAGTCAGAACCGCCGATATCTCACAAACTTTACGGGTTCTTCGGGGGCAGTCTTGATTACAGAGCAGGCAGCGGTCTTCATCACGGATTTTAGATATACGGAACAGGCCGCTGAACAGGCAGATGGATTCAAAATTATAGAACATAAAGGTCCTATGGCTGAAGAGATCAGTACACAGGTGGAGAAGCTGCAAATAAAAAAACTTGGGTTTGAACAAGATCACGTTACATACAAACAATATGATGTTTATCGCAACCATTTGAAGACAGAGTTAATTCCAACTTCTGGACTTATTGAAAAGTTGCGTTTGATCAAGACGGAAGATGAACTTAATATCATTAAGGACGCTGTGAAAATTGCGGATGACGCTTTTGAACATATTCTGTCTTATATAAAACCAGGGTTAAAGGAAATTGATGTGTCGAACGAGTTAGAGTTTTTCATGAGAAAACAAGGAGCAACTTCGTCAAGTTTTGATATTATTGTGGCTTCAGGCAATCGATCTGCGCTTCCACATGGTGTAGCTTCTCAAAAAGAAATTCAGTCAGGAGAACTTGTAACCTTAGATTTTGGAGCACTTTACAAAGGCTACTGCTCCGACATCACACGAACCGTAGCTGTAGGAGAAATTAGTGATGAATTGAAGGAGATTTACGATACCGTTCTCCAAGCGCAGCTTAAAGGAATGGAAGGCATTAAGGCTGGCATTACAGGTAAAGAAGCCGATGCACTTACACGTGATTATATAGCGGACAAAGGCTATGGAGAATACTTTGGCCATTCCACAGGCCATGGAATTGGTCTTGATGTACATGAGGGCCCAGGGTTATCGTTTAGGACAGAGCAAGTGTTAGAAGCAGGAATGGTCGTAACGGTTGAGCCTGGTATTTATGTTCCAACTGTGGGTGGATGTAGAATTGAAGATGACACGATCGTAACAGAGTCAGGAAATGAACGTTTGAGTCGTTCACCAAAGGAACTAATCATTCTATAA
- a CDS encoding YqhR family membrane protein: protein MNYNLMEKINAEVIKMEGNSKEPKQNQEHIEQSTQEPPQSVLSKTLVIGFVAGILWGGLGGVSYYFNFSQVSAATFIFRSFWQTDWTSTFLAEVLAIGIVAVLSIFMALAYYVVLKRKDGIWPGLIFGVVLFGVLFYLMNPIFQAVPEFTQLTIDSIVTAVCLFVLYGVFIGYSISYEYHEYNQPTQTAKQPTE from the coding sequence ATGAATTATAACTTAATGGAGAAAATAAATGCTGAGGTGATAAAAATGGAAGGGAATTCAAAAGAACCTAAACAAAATCAGGAACATATAGAACAAAGTACTCAGGAACCGCCACAAAGTGTATTATCGAAAACGTTGGTTATAGGGTTTGTAGCAGGAATATTATGGGGCGGACTTGGTGGAGTGTCGTACTACTTTAATTTTTCCCAGGTATCAGCTGCCACATTCATTTTTCGTTCCTTCTGGCAAACAGATTGGACAAGCACATTTTTAGCTGAAGTTTTGGCGATTGGGATAGTTGCCGTTTTATCTATATTTATGGCTCTCGCTTATTATGTCGTATTAAAAAGGAAAGATGGAATATGGCCAGGCCTCATTTTCGGGGTCGTTCTATTTGGGGTTTTATTTTACTTAATGAACCCCATTTTCCAGGCAGTACCTGAATTTACACAACTCACAATTGATTCCATCGTGACAGCTGTCTGTCTGTTTGTTTTATATGGGGTATTTATAGGGTATTCCATATCATATGAATATCATGAATATAATCAACCAACACAGACTGCAAAACAGCCAACAGAATGA
- the spoIIIAE gene encoding stage III sporulation protein AE — translation MIRLFFISCLLIGMICYPDSVSASTPQDAVPSLMEHVSTNELEQSLQQLNQKYGDYLPDISIKDFRSVMEEEGGSTPKGWVSGILSFLFHELMSNGKLLASLLFLTLFSTLLQAMQSSFENTVVSRIAYMVIYLALIALALESFGQVIDYTIGAINQMSSFMIGLLPLLLGIMASFSHLMSFSFFHPIIVVLVQSSGLLVKIILIPLFASSALLLIVGTLNDTYKVDQLAELLRKTGMAIMGVYLTIFLGVISVQGTVTAVQDGVTMKTARFVTGNFVPVVGRLFTDATDTILGASLLLKNTLGLAGVIILLGIAIFPALKVFAIALIYKLAAALLQPLGDGPVITAMAIVSRHIMYIFAALLMVSMMFFLVIVIMVAASNITMMVR, via the coding sequence ATGATACGTTTATTTTTTATAAGCTGTTTATTGATCGGGATGATTTGTTACCCTGACTCAGTTTCAGCTTCAACACCACAAGATGCTGTACCTTCCTTAATGGAACATGTTTCTACTAACGAACTCGAACAAAGTTTGCAGCAGCTCAATCAGAAGTATGGCGATTACTTACCAGATATTTCAATAAAGGACTTTCGGAGCGTTATGGAAGAGGAGGGGGGGAGTACCCCTAAAGGGTGGGTGTCTGGCATTCTATCTTTCCTTTTTCATGAGTTAATGTCCAACGGAAAATTGCTAGCATCATTGTTGTTTCTTACTTTGTTCAGCACGTTATTACAAGCTATGCAATCTTCTTTCGAGAATACAGTTGTGAGTCGAATCGCTTACATGGTGATTTACCTTGCCCTTATTGCCCTGGCATTGGAGAGTTTTGGACAAGTCATTGATTACACGATCGGTGCGATCAACCAGATGAGCAGCTTTATGATTGGCCTGCTCCCCTTGCTTTTAGGGATTATGGCCTCGTTTAGTCATCTTATGTCATTCTCATTTTTTCACCCTATTATCGTTGTTCTTGTTCAATCCAGTGGACTGTTAGTGAAAATTATTCTCATTCCGCTATTTGCCTCATCAGCACTGTTATTAATTGTTGGGACGTTGAATGATACGTATAAAGTGGATCAGCTTGCTGAGTTATTGAGGAAAACCGGTATGGCAATTATGGGTGTATATCTAACAATTTTCCTTGGAGTGATTTCTGTCCAGGGGACCGTAACGGCTGTTCAGGATGGCGTCACAATGAAAACAGCACGTTTCGTAACAGGAAACTTTGTTCCTGTCGTCGGGCGTTTGTTTACAGATGCTACAGATACGATTCTCGGCGCGTCCCTGTTGTTGAAAAATACGTTGGGACTGGCAGGGGTCATTATTTTATTAGGGATAGCGATCTTCCCGGCATTAAAAGTGTTTGCGATAGCTTTGATTTATAAATTGGCTGCTGCACTCTTGCAGCCGTTAGGAGACGGACCTGTCATTACAGCAATGGCAATCGTGAGTCGCCATATTATGTACATTTTCGCAGCATTACTCATGGTCTCAATGATGTTCTTCCTCGTTATTGTGATTATGGTTGCTGCTAGCAATATTACTATGATGGTTCGATGA
- the spoIIIAB gene encoding stage III sporulation protein SpoIIIAB produces the protein MAWIGALIVLTVSTWVGFDIAARFKKRPGQIRQWKSALQMIEAEMVYGQSSLWEVCDNISRQLPQPLSEFYSSLMMERESCTDFAALWTDSLKQHWYKNAMTKTDLDILAQFGSTLGQHDLQQQQKQIKLTLHHLDLQLTDAIESSGKHQKLARGIGVLSGLFVIILLI, from the coding sequence ATGGCGTGGATCGGCGCCTTAATCGTATTAACCGTTAGTACATGGGTAGGTTTTGATATAGCAGCAAGGTTTAAAAAAAGACCTGGCCAAATCCGGCAATGGAAGAGTGCCCTGCAAATGATTGAAGCAGAAATGGTTTATGGTCAATCTTCCTTATGGGAGGTTTGTGATAATATTTCAAGACAATTGCCTCAGCCATTGAGCGAATTTTATTCGAGTTTGATGATGGAAAGGGAGTCATGTACGGATTTTGCAGCCTTGTGGACAGACAGCCTAAAACAACATTGGTATAAAAATGCCATGACAAAAACAGATTTGGATATATTAGCCCAATTTGGAAGTACATTAGGGCAGCATGATCTCCAGCAGCAGCAAAAGCAAATTAAGTTAACACTTCATCACCTCGATTTGCAATTAACTGATGCCATTGAATCTTCAGGCAAGCATCAGAAACTCGCTCGGGGAATAGGGGTCTTAAGTGGTCTGTTCGTGATTATATTACTCATATGA
- a CDS encoding patatin-like phospholipase family protein yields the protein MKALAFIGALEVLDENGYRFQRVAGTSAGAIVACLIASGYQAKDLKKILVELSLEKLIDTPFPEKFLPFYKWLLLYFRMGLFKGNRLENLLEKWLEQKGVHTFADLPHGSLKVICSDLTLGKMVVIPDDLHRLYGIDPDTFSVAKAARISAGLPYFFMPVKLHGKKGKSLLVDGGVLSNFPIWLFENEQGKRRRPILGMQLSDPPDQLPEQKIKNSIQMFHALFRTMKKAHDARYISESTSRDVIFIPVKGVETTDFSMNADQKEKLMSIGKEKAKQFLDRWKK from the coding sequence GTGAAAGCATTAGCTTTCATAGGAGCACTCGAAGTGTTAGATGAGAATGGATATCGTTTCCAAAGAGTTGCTGGAACTTCCGCCGGGGCGATCGTGGCTTGTTTAATTGCGTCCGGTTATCAAGCTAAGGATCTAAAGAAGATATTAGTAGAACTGTCTTTAGAAAAATTAATTGATACACCGTTTCCAGAAAAGTTCCTCCCGTTCTACAAATGGTTGTTACTATACTTCCGCATGGGCTTATTTAAAGGGAACCGTCTAGAAAATCTGCTTGAGAAATGGCTTGAACAAAAAGGAGTCCATACTTTTGCTGACTTGCCACATGGCAGCCTAAAAGTCATTTGCTCAGATTTAACTTTAGGTAAAATGGTTGTGATACCAGATGATCTGCACAGGCTGTATGGAATTGATCCCGATACATTTTCAGTGGCTAAAGCTGCTCGAATTAGTGCTGGTTTACCTTATTTTTTTATGCCAGTCAAACTGCACGGGAAGAAAGGCAAATCACTGTTAGTGGACGGGGGAGTGCTGAGTAACTTTCCCATTTGGTTATTCGAAAATGAACAGGGTAAACGGAGACGTCCGATATTGGGTATGCAATTAAGTGATCCACCAGACCAGCTTCCCGAGCAAAAAATAAAAAATTCTATCCAAATGTTCCATGCCTTATTCCGTACTATGAAAAAAGCGCATGATGCTAGATATATTTCGGAGTCTACCAGTCGTGATGTCATATTTATTCCGGTAAAAGGAGTCGAAACGACAGATTTTTCTATGAATGCCGACCAAAAAGAAAAGTTAATGAGTATCGGGAAAGAGAAGGCGAAGCAATTTCTGGACCGTTGGAAGAAATAA